CTTTGGCAGGATGCAGCTTGTTCTCTGGCTGAACCATCTCCAGGCTTGTTAGCAAAAATTGTACTGCCAATACCTACTTTTGATGGATTAATATTTTTAAAGCCAGCGATGGTTTTAATTTTATCGTAAACTTTTTTAAGTTCATCCGACAGTAAACATGGATCGCTGCCATTTTCTCTTTGCAGTTCATATTGCTGTATGGCTTTGGCTTTTTCCACATACGTTGGATCTTTTCGGCTTAATGTAAATTCTGCCAGACGCAAGGGGTTAGAACGGAACGAAGAGGTTTCGCCGGAAGGAATCAGTTCGTCGGTTGTAGTTACTGAATCGGTAATATAGCTTACAACCTTGAGCAGCAAATCATTAGTGAGCGGCTGAATTTTCGGCCAATCCTTAATATTAGGGCCCAATTTGAGTTCACTTTGGAAGTCGGCTTTGCCAAAATTATTGAAAACACGTTTTTCATAGATGCTTTTGTTGAAAGCGTATAGGGGTTTATGATATGCTACATCTATTTCTGTGGCCGCTGTCAGTTTACCGCCGTTTCTGGCTGTTGCAGCAATAGAACGAGCATCCATCAGCGCTACATATGAAATTTGTCCTTCAGTTGGTTTTGATCCTTCGCGGTTAGGAAAGTTCCGAGTCGTATGACGGATAGAGAACTCCTGAGTAGCGGGTGTATCTCCTGCACCAAAGCAGGGGCCGCAGAAGGACTCGCGAATAATAACGCCTGCATTCATTAACGCAGCGACAGAACCATTTTTTATCAGTTCAAGATAGGCTGGCTGGCTGCCGGGATAGACACTCATGGAGAAAGTTCCATTACCGATGCTTTGGCCTTCAAGGATATTGGCAATTGCAACAACATTGTCATAGGTTCCGCCGGAACATCCGGCCACAATCCCTTGATCCGCATAGATTTCACCATTTTTGACCTTGCTGACAAGGTCAAAAGTGAGATTGGGATTATCAAACCGTTCTTTGGCTTCTTCCTGCACTTTATGCATGATATCTAATGGATTGGCTTTTAATTCTTCAATGGTATATATATTGCTAGGATGGAATGGCATAGCAATGGTTGGTTTTATGGCAGCAAGGTCAACATAGACAAGACCGTCATAGTAGGCAATGCTTTGCGGTGCCAATTGGGAGTAATCTTCCAATCTTCCATGTATGCTGTAATATTCTTTAACTTTTTCATCGGTGCACCAGATCGAACTCCAGCAGGTGGTTTCTGTTGTCATAACATCAATGCCGTTGCGGTATTCGACATCAAGATTGGCAACACCATCGCCAATGAATTCCATTACTTTATTTTTTACAAAACCGTTTTTGTATACTTTACCGACAATGCTTAGGGCGACATCCTGAGGACCGACGCCAGGCTGGGGCTTACCAGTGAGATAAATGCCAATGACTTCCGGATTGGGAAGGTCATAAGTTTGTTCGAGCAATTGCTTGGCAAGTTCCCCGCCGCCTTCTCCTACACCCATAGTACCCAAAGCGCCATAGCGGGTATGGCTGTCCGAGCCGAGAATCATACGTCCGCATCTGCTCATCATTTCTCTGTTGTAAGAGTGAATAACGGCAAGATTTGGCGGTACGTAAATTCCGCCATATTTTTTAGCTGCCGAAAGGGCAAACATATGATCATCTTCATTGATAGTACCTCCTACGGCGCACAAACTATTATGACAGTTTGTTAACACATATGGTATCGGAAATTCCATAAGTCCGCTTGCTCTGGCAGTTTGAATTATACCTACATAGGTAATATCATGAGAGGTTAACGTATCAAATTTTAATTGTAATTTGTTTTCGTCAGCAGAAGTATTATGTTTTTGAATAATAGAATAAGCAATAGTTCCTTTTCGAGCTTCGTTTTTAGTAATTTCTTTGCCAGTTTTATCTTTAATGGATGCAATGGCATACTGGTCATCACAGATAACTTCTTTTCCATTAAGCAGATATACCCCGGTATTATATAATTTGAGCATTTTCATCCTTCTTTCACAAAATAATAGATTTTTGAGAATCGAATAATATTTTACAAATTGTGAATATTTTTGTTATTCTCTTTTTTTTAGTATATAATGAAGCCATGCTATAAACAAATACTTAGTTATTAATAGCCCATATAAATTTTTTTAATAATGCCTTTTTGCAAAGAGGGGGTGAACAAGCGATTATGACTGAACGTGAATTATTATATGTGAAAACAGTTGCCGATGAAAAAAGCATTTCTAAAGCTGCACATAAACTATTTTTAACGCAGCCATCTCTTAGCATTTGTATTCAAAAAATAGAAGCTAATCTGGGAATTAAATTGTTTAAACGAACGAATAACGGGCTTTTACCAACTTTTGCAGGTGAGCGGTATTATCAAATCGCTAAAGAAATTTTAAAAATCTATAATGATTTTGAAATTGAAATTAGTGATATTAATAATTTAAAAAAAGGGAAGATTACCATTGGTATTACCGTATATCTGGCAACTTATGTTTTGCCACTTGTCCTACCGGCATTTAAACGGAAGTGCCCCAATATTGATGTATTTATCACAGAAAAAAACTCGACAGAATTAGATAGGGCATTGCACTCGGGAGAAATTGACTTTGCGATCATGCATACCTTTCCGTTTAATGAGCAGGTAAGCAATCCGAACACGGTTATTTATCCTTTATTTAAAGATCCGTTAATGCTGGTAACTAAAAAAAATCATCCCTTGCGGCAACATGCTGTGCCAGTTAACGGATTAGAATATTTTTCCATCGACCTTACTTTATTCAAAAGAGAACCGTTTGTGATGATAACTCGCGAACAAAAAATCGGGCAGGTTGCCCATATGATATTACAGAAGGCCGGAATAGATCCAATAATTGCTCTGACAACTAAGAGTTACGAAACAGCAAGACGTCTGGCCTGTGAAGACATTGGTGTGACTTTTATCCCTCGTCAGTATTTACAGATATCTTCCAGCGATTATTATCCAGACTATTATTACATAGATGAAAAATATACACCTTACTGGACATTGTGTGTTTCTGTTCAGAAAGGTGCATATATTTCACGTGCTTCCCAATTATTTATCAGAATGCTGACAGACAAATTTAATCTCCCTGCTCTAGATTTCCATAAAGCGTAAGTGTAAACGCCAGAGCAGCCAGCCGCTCGGATACAAAGCCACGAACAGCTTCCGTGGTTTTTGACCAGTGGAACTTTCTTCAAAATTCCTGTCGGCATGATGCCGTTCAGCGAACAAAAATGCTATATTGGAAGCTTTGAAGGGAAGCCCTACTTCGATGTGCAGGCACATTCCATTTGAGGCAAGCTCAAAACGACACAGTTTCGGCCTGCGGCTTTTGCTTTATATAAAGCCTCGTCAGCTTTTTTCAGCAAACAGTCTAAGTCGTCGTCTGGGGACAAAAATTCAGTCACGGCTACACCAAAGCTTGCTGTAACCGATATTAACCTATCTGCAAACGGCACGTTGGTCTTTGCGATCATGCGGCGTATCTTTTCAGCGACAGCATACGCTTCTTCCGCAGTAACAGCCTGTAAGCAAACAGAAAATTCTTCCCCGCCGTATCGGCCTAAAAAGCTGGTGCTATCAAGAATATTTTTACTACGCTGAGCCTAGTGTGCAGTACCGCATCCCCGGCGGCATGCCCGTATTTGTCGTTTATCTGCTTAAAAAAGTCTAGATCCATTATGATAATGGCAAGCTTTTGGTTCATTTTACGGGCCAAACTCATTTCCTGGCGGCACAAGTGCATAAAATGCCTTCGATTATAAATTTGGGTTAGTTCATCAATGGTCGCCAGCTTATTCAATTTTTCCAGCAGGATTACTTTTTCTGTTATATTATTTAAAACAATCGTTTTTCCTACCATTTGGCCTTTTCTGTCCGTTACATTTGATATTCGCGATTGAAAATACTGGGCAGCGGCATTTTTTAATGACAGCTTTATTTCAAATTCAATGACATCTGACAGAACCTGGTGATTAAAGGTCTCGTTTTGTATAACCCGATACACGGTTTTTCCGATCGAAGCGTCTGATAATTCCGGGAAAATATCACGTGCCGCCGGATTATAGTCCAGCAATCGATTTTGACTATCTAATACCATAACTCCT
This Veillonellales bacterium DNA region includes the following protein-coding sequences:
- a CDS encoding LysR family transcriptional regulator encodes the protein MTERELLYVKTVADEKSISKAAHKLFLTQPSLSICIQKIEANLGIKLFKRTNNGLLPTFAGERYYQIAKEILKIYNDFEIEISDINNLKKGKITIGITVYLATYVLPLVLPAFKRKCPNIDVFITEKNSTELDRALHSGEIDFAIMHTFPFNEQVSNPNTVIYPLFKDPLMLVTKKNHPLRQHAVPVNGLEYFSIDLTLFKREPFVMITREQKIGQVAHMILQKAGIDPIIALTTKSYETARRLACEDIGVTFIPRQYLQISSSDYYPDYYYIDEKYTPYWTLCVSVQKGAYISRASQLFIRMLTDKFNLPALDFHKA
- a CDS encoding diguanylate cyclase translates to MITFILGSIFPLAGNFIYLTKYSPYGLDLSPFIIALMNPLYAWGLFRFRLFDIIPIARDKVFEGMAEGVMVLDSQNRLLDYNPAARDIFPELSDASIGKTVYRVIQNETFNHQVLSDVIEFEIKLSLKNAAAQYFQSRISNVTDRKGQMVGKTIVLNNITEKVILLEKLNKLATIDELTQIYNRRHFMHLCRQEMSLARKMNQKLAIIIMDLDFFKQINDKYGHAAGDAVLHTRLSVVKIFLIAPAF
- a CDS encoding hydratase, which produces MLKLYNTGVYLLNGKEVICDDQYAIASIKDKTGKEITKNEARKGTIAYSIIQKHNTSADENKLQLKFDTLTSHDITYVGIIQTARASGLMEFPIPYVLTNCHNSLCAVGGTINEDDHMFALSAAKKYGGIYVPPNLAVIHSYNREMMSRCGRMILGSDSHTRYGALGTMGVGEGGGELAKQLLEQTYDLPNPEVIGIYLTGKPQPGVGPQDVALSIVGKVYKNGFVKNKVMEFIGDGVANLDVEYRNGIDVMTTETTCWSSIWCTDEKVKEYYSIHGRLEDYSQLAPQSIAYYDGLVYVDLAAIKPTIAMPFHPSNIYTIEELKANPLDIMHKVQEEAKERFDNPNLTFDLVSKVKNGEIYADQGIVAGCSGGTYDNVVAIANILEGQSIGNGTFSMSVYPGSQPAYLELIKNGSVAALMNAGVIIRESFCGPCFGAGDTPATQEFSIRHTTRNFPNREGSKPTEGQISYVALMDARSIAATARNGGKLTAATEIDVAYHKPLYAFNKSIYEKRVFNNFGKADFQSELKLGPNIKDWPKIQPLTNDLLLKVVSYITDSVTTTDELIPSGETSSFRSNPLRLAEFTLSRKDPTYVEKAKAIQQYELQRENGSDPCLLSDELKKVYDKIKTIAGFKNINPSKVGIGSTIFANKPGDGSAREQAASCQRVLGAWANLAKEYATKRYRSNLINWGMIPFLLSDKPAFNKDDFIFIPNLKNSILNDTREIKAYVIGRGVTEFTIFVGDLTDDEKNIIVAGCLINYNREKKAKEGDYQIK